One genomic window of Medicago truncatula cultivar Jemalong A17 chromosome 1, MtrunA17r5.0-ANR, whole genome shotgun sequence includes the following:
- the LOC25483183 gene encoding transcription factor ORG2 isoform X3: MLAISPPMFSTIGWPFEEPLSHNQHQNSFYKDTVDQLFNFHDQVEAEINSTDPSQSTSSDLSMVKKLVHNASERDRRKKINNLYSSLRSLLPVSDQMKKLSIPGTISRVLKYIPELQNQVEGLIKRKDEILLGLSPQVEEFILSKESQRKKHSYNSGFVVSSSRLNDSEITIQISCYTVQKIPLSEILICLENDGLLLLNVSSSKTFGGRVFYNLHFQVDKTQILESHILNEKLLSIMEKEGEFLKQ, translated from the exons ATGTTAGCGATATCTCCTCCTATGTTTTCAACAATTGGATGGCCCTTTGAGGAGCCTTTAAGCCATAACCAGCATCAGAATTCATTCTACAAAGACACTGTtgatcaattatttaattttcatgaTCAAGTTGAGGCAGAAATTAATTCAACAGATCCCTCACAATCCACAAGCAGTGACCTTAGCATGGTCAAGAAGCTTGTTCATAATGCCAGTGAACGCGATCGCCGCAAGAAGATCAATAATTTGTATTCATCACTTCGATCACTCCTTCCTGTTTCTGATCAAATG AAGAAATTAAGCATTCCGGGAACAATTTCTAGAGTCCTGAAATACATACCTGAATTACAGAATCAAGTAGAGGGACTAATTAAGAGAAAGGATGAGATCTTATTGGGACTTTCTCCACAAGTAGAAGAGTTTATTCTAAGCAAAGAATCTCAAAGGAAGAAGCATAGTTACAACTCTGGTTTTGTAGTTTCAAGTAGTAGGCTCAATGATAGTGAAATTACCATTCAGATTTCATGTTACACTGTCCAAAAGATTCCACTTTCTGAGATCTTGATTTGTTTGGAAAATGATGGCCTTTTGCTGCTTAATGTTTCTTCATCAAAGACCTTTGGAGGGAGGGTCTTCTATAATTTGCATTTCCAG GTGGATAAAACACAGATATTAGAATCTCATATTCTAAATGAGAAGCTCTTATCAATAATGGAGAAGGAAGGAGagtttttaaaacaataa
- the LOC25483186 gene encoding transcription factor ORG2 produces MLAISPPMFSTIGWPFEESLSHNQHQNQLFNFHDQVEAEINSTDPSQSTSSDLSMVKKLVHNASERDRRKKINNLYSSLRSLLPISDQMKKLSIPATISRVLKYIPEIQKHVEGLVKRKEEILLRLSPQVNEVNITKESQKKKHSYNSGFVVSTSWLNDSEVAIQISCYTVHKIPLSEILLCLENDGILLLNVSSSQTFGERIFYNLHFQVDRIQRLESDILNEKLLSIMERKESFQNNKN; encoded by the exons ATGTTAGCGATATCTCCTCCTATGTTTTCAACAATTGGATGGCCCTTTGAAGAGTCTTTAAGTCATAACCAGCATCagaatcaattatttaattttcatgaTCAAGTTGAGGCAGAAATTAATTCAACAGATCCCTCACAATCCACAAGCAGTGACCTTAGCATGGTCAAGAAGCTTGTTCATAATGCTAGCGAACGCGATCGCCGCAAGAAGATCAATAATTTGTATTCTTCACTTCGTTCACTTCTTCCTATTTCTGACCAAATG AAAAAGTTGAGCATTCCAGCAACAATTTCAAGAGTCCTAAAATACATACCAGAAATACAGAAACATGTGGAAGGACTAGttaagagaaaagaagagatcTTATTGAGACTTTCTCCACAAGTAAATGAAGTTAATATAACGAAAGAATCTCAAAAGAAGAAACATAGTTACAACTCTGGTTTTGTAGTTTCAACAAGTTGGCTAAATGATAGTGAAGTTGCTATTCAGATTTCATGTTACACTGTCCACAAGATTCCACTTTCTGAGATTTTGCTATGTTTAGAAAATGATGGAATTTTGTTGCTAAATGTTTCTTCGTCGCAAACCTTTGGAGAGAGGATCTTCTACAATTTACATTTTCAG GTGGATAGAATCCAAAGATTAGAATCCGATATTTTAAATGAGAAGCTGTTATCGATAATGGAAAGGAAGGAGAGttttcaaaacaataaaaattaa
- the LOC25483183 gene encoding transcription factor ORG2 isoform X4 — MLAISPPMFSTIGWPFEEPLSHNQHQNSFYKDTVDQLFNFHDQVEAEINSTDPSQSTSSDLSMVKKLVHNASERDRRKKINNLYSSLRSLLPVSDQMKLSIPGTISRVLKYIPELQNQVEGLIKRKDEILLGLSPQVEEFILSKESQRKKHSYNSGFVVSSSRLNDSEITIQISCYTVQKIPLSEILICLENDGLLLLNVSSSKTFGGRVFYNLHFQVDKTQILESHILNEKLLSIMEKEGEFLKQ; from the exons ATGTTAGCGATATCTCCTCCTATGTTTTCAACAATTGGATGGCCCTTTGAGGAGCCTTTAAGCCATAACCAGCATCAGAATTCATTCTACAAAGACACTGTtgatcaattatttaattttcatgaTCAAGTTGAGGCAGAAATTAATTCAACAGATCCCTCACAATCCACAAGCAGTGACCTTAGCATGGTCAAGAAGCTTGTTCATAATGCCAGTGAACGCGATCGCCGCAAGAAGATCAATAATTTGTATTCATCACTTCGATCACTCCTTCCTGTTTCTGATCAAATG AAATTAAGCATTCCGGGAACAATTTCTAGAGTCCTGAAATACATACCTGAATTACAGAATCAAGTAGAGGGACTAATTAAGAGAAAGGATGAGATCTTATTGGGACTTTCTCCACAAGTAGAAGAGTTTATTCTAAGCAAAGAATCTCAAAGGAAGAAGCATAGTTACAACTCTGGTTTTGTAGTTTCAAGTAGTAGGCTCAATGATAGTGAAATTACCATTCAGATTTCATGTTACACTGTCCAAAAGATTCCACTTTCTGAGATCTTGATTTGTTTGGAAAATGATGGCCTTTTGCTGCTTAATGTTTCTTCATCAAAGACCTTTGGAGGGAGGGTCTTCTATAATTTGCATTTCCAG GTGGATAAAACACAGATATTAGAATCTCATATTCTAAATGAGAAGCTCTTATCAATAATGGAGAAGGAAGGAGagtttttaaaacaataa